A single genomic interval of Spinacia oleracea cultivar Varoflay chromosome 6, BTI_SOV_V1, whole genome shotgun sequence harbors:
- the LOC130463100 gene encoding uncharacterized protein, whose product MWGEIGDDVCKDILDFRNTGKLLKEINTTSVTLIPKGKCPESVQEYMPISCCNVVYKCISKVLCYRLRSILPDVIAQNQGAFVHNRFIAHNIMVFQDLAKGYERKNNSAGCLIKLDLQKPYDSCVRSPRFSLSINGTFHGFFEGKIGLRQGDPLSALLFVLCVEYLSRILMMVGEKEGFKFHPRCSASKLNILCYADDFILCCKVQRILDMTGFAKGCFPFRYLGIPICSKKISVAECEKIVEKMCVGIKWNGVADYGGLRKVAWNKENVWVRLIHSVYLKDQNWWGYFPKKGDSWYWKVICQVKELMKTYLSENQLRSLPTYSIKKSYCELVPANARVHWTNAVWGRLAQPKHRFIARLAVLGRLNTKYRLMQFGVSTDKLCLLCGLEVENHSHLFFGCQYNSRCCNMLLLV is encoded by the exons atgtgGGGTGAAATAGGGGATGATGTTTGCAAGGATATCCTGGACTTTCGCAATACTGGAAAACTCTTGAAAGAGATCAATACCACTAGTGTTACCCTTATCCCTAAAGGGAAGTGCCCTGAAAGTGTGCAAGAGTACATGCCCATTTCTTGCTGTAATGTAGTTTACAAATGCATCTCTAAAGTCTTATGTTACAGACTTAGAAGTATCCTACCTGATGTGATTGCTCAGAATCAAGGTGCCTTTGTCCACAACAGATTCATTGCTCATAACATCATGGTTTTCCAAGACCTTGCTAAAGGGTATGAGAGGAAGAACAACTCTGCAGGATGTCTCATAAAACTGGACCTACAGAAACCTTATGACTCT TGTGTGAGGTCGCCTAGATTTTCACTATCTATAAATGGGACTTTTCATGggttttttgagggaaaaataGGCCTTAGACAGGGTGATCCCTTATCAGCTCTGTTATTTGTGCTATGTGTTGAATACTTATCTAGAATCCTGATGATGGTAGGTGAAAAAGAAGGGTTCAAATTCCATCCAAGGTGCTCTGCTTCAAAATTGAATATTCTGTGTTATGCAGATGATTTCATTCTGTGCTGTAAAG TACAGAGAATACTTGACATGACTGGTTTTGCTAAGGGGTGCTTCCCTTTTAGGTATCTTGGCATTCCAATTTGTTCTAAAAAGATAAGTGTGGCTGAATGTGAGAAAATTGTGGAAAAAATGTGTGTTGGAATCAAG TGGAACGGTGTTGCTGATTATGGTGGCCTTAGGAAGGTGGCATGGAATAAG GAGAATGTGTGGGTGAGGTTGATTCACTCTGTCTACCTCAAAGACCAGAACTGGTGGGGTTATTTCCCTAAAAAAGGTGATAGTTGGTACTGGAAAGTCATATGCCAGGTTAAGGAGTTGATGAAGACATACCTATCTGAGAACCAGCTAAGATCTCTTCCAACATATTCCATTAAAAAGTCTTATTGTGAGCTAGTACCTGCTAATGCTAGGGTGCACTGGACTAATGCAGTATGGGGTCGTTTAGCCCAGCCGAAACACAGATTTATTGCTCGGCTAGCTGTTCTAGGAAGGTTGAATACTAAGTACAGACTTATGCAGTTTGGAGTGTCTACTGATAAGCTCTGCTTGTTGTGTGGGCTTGAAGTGGAGAATCATAGTCATTTATTTTTTGGTTGTCAGTACAACTCTAGATGCTGCAACATGTTGCTTCTTGTTTAA